From a single Leopardus geoffroyi isolate Oge1 chromosome E1, O.geoffroyi_Oge1_pat1.0, whole genome shotgun sequence genomic region:
- the LOC123603447 gene encoding nucleoside diphosphate kinase B: MAHQERTFIAVKPDGVQRGLVGEIIKRFEQKGFRLVAMKFLQASEELLKQHYIDLKDRPFFPGLVKYMNSGPVVAMVWEGLNVVKTGRVMLGETNPADSKPGTIRGDFCIQVGRNIIHGSDSVKSAEKEISLWFKPEELVDYKPCAFDWIYE; encoded by the exons ATGGCCCACCAGGAGCGCACGTTCATCGCCGTCAAGCCGGACGGCGTGCAGCGCGGCCTGGTGGGCGAGATCATCAAGCGCTTCGAGCAGAAGGGCTTCCGCCTCGTGGCCATGAAGTTCCTGCAG GCCTCGGAGGAACTCCTGAAGCAGCACTACATTGACCTGAAGGACCGCCCGTTCTTCCCGGGGCTGGTGAAGTACATGAATTCCGGGCCGGTCGTGGCCATG GTCTGGGAGGGACTGAACGTGGTAAAGACGGGGCGAGTGATGCTTGGGGAGACCAACCCAGCAGATTCTAAGCCAGGCACCATCCGTGGGGACTTCTGCATTCAAGTTGGCAG GAACATCATTCATGGCAGTGATTCAGTAAAAAgtgcagagaaagaaatcagCCTGTGGTTTAAGCCTGAAGAATTGGTTGACTACAAGCCTTGTGCTTTTGACTGGATCTACGAATAA
- the LOC123603448 gene encoding nucleoside diphosphate kinase A, with translation MANSERTFIAIKPDGVQRGLVGEIIKRFEQKGFRLVAMKLIQASEDLLKEHYIDLKDRPFFAGLVKYMQSGPVVAMVWEGLNVVKTGRVMLGETNPADSKPGTIRGDFCIQVGRNIIHGSDSVESAEKEIGLWFQPEELVDYKSCAQNWIYE, from the exons ATGGCCAACAGCGAACGCACCTTCATTGCCATCAAGCCTGATGGGGTCCAGCGCGGCCTCGTGGGAGAGATCATCAAGCGTTTTGAGCAAAAGGGATTCCGTCTCGTTGCTATGAAATTAATTCAG GCTTCCGAAGACCTTCTCAAGGAACACTACATTGACCTGAAGGACCGTCCATTCTTTGCCGGCTTGGTGAAGTACATGCAGTCAGGGCCTGTGGTTGCCAtg GTCTGGGAGGGGCTGAATGTGGTGAAGACAGGCCGGGTGATGCTGGGAGAGACCAACCCTGCGGACTCCAAGCCCGGGACCATCCGTGGAGACTTTTGCATCCAAGTTGGCAG GAACATCATCCATGGCAGTGATTCCGTGGAAAGTGCGGAGAAGGAGATTGGCTTGTGGTTTCAGCCTGAAGAGCTGGTGGATTACAAGAGCTGTGCTCAGAACTGGATCTACGAGTGA